The following proteins come from a genomic window of Myroides odoratus DSM 2801:
- a CDS encoding tape measure protein, whose protein sequence is MANLSEYIEEARENTFSGMQRLGADRLNSTNARQGEGHDSIQESQQLRQTGATLNVLKERQGKLKNERALVNSKDLTTLRAYNDEVNALEKQISKLENITSENKLGAWFKKTFNESSFGKMLNNPLLLLQRTLSAGMENDSYKVSFEVLLHSEKAAKKMMQDLSGIKMDQGALSGAAEGMLRQGVDQKDVTPLLSSMGDISGGDGESLGRLAAAYTQVNNEGKLLSGTLNQLIGAGFNPLLQMSQSTGKSMEELKAEMDQGLISTDRLKQAFFDATGEGGQFHNMLEKQADTLGGKWEDFMRKINGGLLQLYIVIGPVVEKLVEFGGAAFDAVANGLGWLVNKIEEGNPLVLGFALAVGAVMLALAVMKTGMFLAAIGQAALTTVTNLSSLAWWKLNAAMLANPITLFIAAFIFVISLVASAIYYFDTWGSTILTMLGPVGTLINAIVLIGRHWDSITEAFKSDGILGGFKRIGQVLLDTLLHPIQRVLGWIGELTDWDWAKNAGKEVEELRKKWDLVTPEETEEKAGMLNDIKLKMGFGDNALLKEITDQQTFGIADTKGTPGTQQIDTSINTSQGAQNNSNAAATTANGGTKHNYITISLNDLIGVVNINKAGFQESVEDMEGEVTDALLRLLGSAVNAGN, encoded by the coding sequence ATGGCTAATTTATCAGAATATATAGAAGAAGCAAGAGAGAATACATTTAGTGGAATGCAACGATTAGGAGCAGATCGACTAAATAGTACAAATGCAAGACAAGGGGAGGGACATGATTCGATACAAGAATCACAACAATTGCGTCAGACAGGAGCGACACTTAATGTATTAAAGGAGCGTCAAGGTAAACTTAAAAATGAACGTGCATTAGTCAATTCCAAGGATTTAACAACTCTTCGTGCCTATAACGATGAAGTAAATGCTTTGGAAAAACAAATAAGTAAGCTTGAAAATATTACCTCGGAAAATAAATTGGGCGCATGGTTTAAAAAAACATTCAACGAATCTTCTTTTGGAAAAATGCTCAATAATCCGTTGCTATTACTTCAAAGAACACTTAGTGCAGGAATGGAAAATGATTCCTATAAAGTCAGTTTTGAAGTCTTACTTCATTCGGAAAAAGCAGCAAAAAAAATGATGCAAGATCTCAGTGGCATCAAAATGGATCAAGGCGCTTTGTCAGGTGCAGCTGAGGGCATGTTGAGACAGGGAGTAGATCAAAAGGACGTCACCCCTTTATTAAGTTCAATGGGAGATATTTCCGGAGGAGATGGGGAATCTTTGGGGCGTTTAGCCGCTGCTTACACACAAGTGAATAATGAGGGGAAACTTTTAAGTGGAACATTAAATCAACTAATTGGCGCTGGTTTTAATCCTTTGTTGCAAATGTCTCAATCGACCGGAAAATCTATGGAAGAGCTAAAAGCCGAAATGGATCAAGGGTTGATTTCTACTGATAGGTTGAAGCAGGCGTTTTTTGACGCAACAGGAGAAGGAGGACAATTCCACAATATGCTTGAGAAACAAGCCGATACATTAGGAGGGAAATGGGAGGATTTTATGCGTAAAATAAACGGAGGCTTACTTCAACTCTATATCGTTATTGGTCCTGTTGTAGAAAAGTTAGTGGAATTTGGAGGAGCTGCATTTGATGCGGTAGCAAATGGTTTGGGATGGCTTGTAAATAAAATCGAAGAAGGAAATCCTTTGGTATTGGGTTTTGCCTTAGCAGTAGGTGCAGTTATGTTAGCTCTTGCGGTTATGAAAACGGGAATGTTCTTGGCAGCTATAGGGCAAGCTGCTCTAACTACGGTAACGAATTTATCTAGTTTAGCTTGGTGGAAATTGAATGCAGCTATGTTAGCTAATCCCATAACCTTGTTTATAGCGGCTTTCATCTTTGTAATTAGTTTAGTAGCATCTGCTATTTATTACTTCGATACTTGGGGTTCTACGATATTAACTATGCTGGGACCTGTGGGAACTTTGATTAATGCTATTGTTCTAATAGGTAGACATTGGGATAGTATTACAGAAGCGTTTAAAAGTGATGGAATACTCGGAGGATTTAAGCGAATAGGACAAGTGTTATTAGATACACTTTTACATCCGATACAACGCGTCCTAGGATGGATAGGAGAATTAACAGATTGGGATTGGGCAAAGAATGCAGGTAAAGAAGTAGAGGAATTAAGAAAGAAATGGGATTTAGTAACTCCTGAAGAAACGGAGGAAAAGGCGGGGATGTTGAATGATATCAAATTAAAAATGGGCTTCGGTGATAACGCTCTACTAAAAGAAATCACAGATCAACAGACTTTTGGTATTGCCGATACTAAAGGAACACCTGGTACGCAGCAAATAGATACGTCGATTAACACCAGTCAAGGAGCTCAAAACAATTCAAACGCAGCAGCAACCACTGCAAATGGAGGAACAAAACACAACTATATTACCATTAGTTTAAATGATTTAATAGGTGTTGTCAATATTAACAAAGCTGGATTCCAAGAATCAGTAGAAGACATGGAAGGAGAAGTAACCGATGCTTTACTTCGTCTATTGGGATCCGCTGTAAATGCAGGAAATTAA
- a CDS encoding DUF6046 domain-containing protein codes for MNDMILSSLMGGKIIKQAPPFIALEQALGISVVSHNSDPSWNNVNSRVAKEQQFFPLTLSVDGGTAFTLPYEPLISIEGKNSIVKRSVLKYNEQFSGSTYGTVKERWSTDDYKISITGVLLGENERGTYDQAFPREDFESLKYYLLQGKEIAVTSPIFEIMGIHYIAIEDFSFPFVKGENVLAYEIKALSDVPLQLFE; via the coding sequence ATGAATGATATGATATTGAGCTCGTTAATGGGAGGTAAAATTATTAAACAAGCACCTCCTTTTATAGCGCTAGAACAAGCTTTAGGTATTTCGGTAGTCTCTCATAATTCAGACCCCTCTTGGAATAATGTAAATAGTCGAGTTGCTAAAGAACAACAGTTTTTTCCATTGACTTTGTCTGTAGATGGAGGAACCGCTTTTACATTACCCTACGAACCTTTAATCAGTATTGAGGGAAAAAATAGTATAGTAAAACGCTCGGTGCTCAAGTATAACGAACAATTCTCTGGAAGTACGTATGGTACAGTGAAAGAACGTTGGAGCACTGATGATTATAAAATTTCAATTACAGGTGTTTTACTAGGGGAAAATGAAAGGGGAACCTATGATCAAGCCTTTCCTAGGGAAGACTTCGAATCGTTAAAGTATTATTTGTTGCAGGGCAAGGAAATTGCCGTTACTTCCCCGATTTTTGAAATCATGGGTATTCATTATATCGCTATAGAAGATTTTAGCTTTCCCTTTGTAAAAGGCGAAAATGTGTTGGCTTATGAAATCAAAGCCTTATCTGATGTACCACTACAATTATTTGAATAA
- a CDS encoding S24 family peptidase gives MNIVTTKERILQYIDYKGISISEFLRSTAIKRGFLDADKLNSAVSDIFVAKIIATYSDLNLEWLITGEGQMLKENNGQADDLIAEPTVSFRKTADPIKDFQKIPLFNSMATMGLLPKSNGDFDDEFIVDYLSVPNLPSVDGALYATGDSMYPLLKAGDIVAFKKVDVDINNIFFGEIYILSIYIDDHSTYKTIKFLQKSEKGEAYVRLVSQNQHHQDKDIPLNKIAAMALVRASIRIHN, from the coding sequence ATGAATATAGTAACAACAAAGGAAAGAATACTACAATATATTGATTACAAAGGAATTAGTATTAGTGAATTCTTGAGAAGCACCGCTATAAAACGAGGGTTTTTAGACGCAGATAAATTAAATTCTGCCGTTTCTGATATTTTTGTAGCGAAAATAATCGCGACTTATAGTGATTTAAATTTAGAATGGCTAATCACAGGTGAGGGTCAAATGCTAAAAGAGAATAATGGTCAAGCAGACGACCTCATTGCGGAACCCACTGTATCTTTCCGAAAAACAGCGGATCCCATCAAAGACTTTCAGAAAATCCCTCTATTTAATTCTATGGCAACCATGGGGTTATTGCCAAAATCCAACGGAGATTTTGACGATGAGTTTATTGTAGATTACTTAAGTGTTCCCAATCTTCCAAGTGTTGATGGAGCACTCTATGCCACAGGAGATTCGATGTACCCTCTATTAAAAGCAGGTGATATTGTTGCTTTTAAGAAAGTGGATGTTGATATCAACAATATTTTCTTTGGTGAGATTTACATCTTATCCATCTATATTGACGATCATTCCACTTACAAAACGATTAAGTTTCTTCAGAAATCAGAAAAAGGAGAAGCTTATGTGCGATTAGTGAGCCAGAATCAACATCACCAGGATAAAGACATTCCCCTAAATAAAATCGCAGCTATGGCGCTTGTACGTGCTTCTATCCGAATTCACAATTAA
- a CDS encoding CHAP domain-containing protein: MTGSKQLIVQAKSQVKVQEWPLKNNKGPGVKKYLNSVGLGEGYAWCMAFVYWCVQEVCQDYGVSNSLKKTGGVLDQWNSREKLRVTTPQPGDVFIMDFGRGMGHTGIVVEVIGDSIRTIEGNTNDEASREGYIVAEKTRKISSINKGFIRPF, translated from the coding sequence ATGACAGGATCCAAGCAATTAATCGTACAGGCAAAAAGTCAAGTAAAAGTTCAAGAGTGGCCCTTGAAGAATAACAAAGGCCCGGGAGTGAAAAAGTATTTAAATAGTGTGGGCCTCGGGGAGGGATATGCTTGGTGTATGGCTTTCGTTTACTGGTGTGTACAAGAAGTTTGTCAAGATTACGGTGTGTCAAATTCCCTTAAAAAGACAGGAGGCGTTTTGGATCAATGGAACTCACGCGAAAAGCTTCGCGTGACTACTCCTCAACCAGGCGATGTATTTATTATGGATTTCGGAAGAGGAATGGGACATACAGGAATTGTGGTAGAGGTAATTGGGGATTCAATCCGAACAATTGAAGGAAATACAAATGATGAGGCCAGTCGAGAAGGGTATATCGTGGCAGAAAAGACAAGAAAAATTAGTTCAATCAACAAAGGGTTTATCCGACCTTTTTAA
- a CDS encoding DUF2586 family protein yields MLPKINIQFQNGNLGQVVSSPDGVFGLLASAVAVADTFELNKAYQLKSMRDLVALGILADSTNSKLYKTVKEFYAEAGDGAELWLMGIDKKTKLSDWFDEKEGIVLAETLLNAAQGKLRGLFTAYDPDATVEITVAKGLDKEVALAMSLAQQVAENYTQRVYAPFFVLLEGYAFDGDKVALENLTEKNFNRIAVLLGDTEKDSKGAATGVVMGRLSAVGVQVNMGRVRDGALKPLTLFIGDTAVDQYDVEALNDKGYNSFRFHQGKAGYFMIDDVLATSETDDYHNIARRRTIDKAFRLVYIAMLDFLLDNSNVMPDGTISAIYAKTIENAVESTINNAMTAAGELSVDAANPNDRGVICKVDLKHNVVSTGQVKLTVQVRPLGYNRFINVELGFVPVNQK; encoded by the coding sequence ATGTTACCAAAGATTAATATACAATTTCAAAATGGAAACCTAGGACAGGTGGTTTCTTCTCCCGATGGAGTTTTCGGATTATTAGCTTCTGCAGTTGCTGTAGCGGATACATTCGAATTAAATAAAGCTTATCAGTTAAAATCAATGCGCGATTTAGTAGCGTTGGGGATTTTAGCAGATTCGACCAATAGTAAATTGTACAAAACAGTAAAAGAATTCTACGCAGAAGCTGGTGATGGGGCAGAGTTATGGTTGATGGGAATTGACAAGAAAACGAAGCTATCTGATTGGTTTGATGAAAAAGAAGGTATTGTTTTAGCAGAAACCTTATTGAATGCAGCGCAAGGAAAGTTGAGAGGATTATTTACAGCTTATGATCCAGATGCGACGGTTGAAATTACAGTGGCAAAAGGATTGGATAAAGAGGTGGCATTGGCCATGTCTTTGGCACAACAAGTAGCTGAAAACTATACCCAACGCGTATATGCTCCTTTCTTTGTTTTACTTGAGGGATATGCCTTTGACGGGGATAAAGTAGCTTTAGAAAACTTAACTGAGAAAAACTTTAACCGTATTGCTGTGTTGCTTGGAGATACTGAGAAAGACAGTAAAGGGGCTGCCACAGGTGTTGTTATGGGAAGATTGTCTGCTGTTGGCGTTCAGGTAAATATGGGACGTGTGCGCGATGGTGCATTAAAACCGTTAACGCTATTTATTGGGGATACAGCTGTAGATCAGTATGACGTAGAAGCGTTGAACGACAAAGGCTATAATTCTTTCCGTTTCCACCAAGGAAAAGCAGGGTACTTTATGATTGATGATGTGTTGGCAACGAGTGAAACTGATGACTATCACAATATTGCAAGAAGAAGAACCATCGACAAAGCGTTTCGTTTAGTGTATATCGCAATGCTAGATTTCTTATTAGACAATAGCAATGTAATGCCCGATGGAACAATCAGCGCTATTTATGCTAAAACAATTGAAAATGCAGTAGAATCGACGATTAACAACGCGATGACAGCTGCTGGAGAATTGAGCGTAGATGCAGCAAACCCAAATGACAGAGGGGTGATTTGTAAAGTGGATTTAAAACACAATGTTGTCAGTACAGGGCAAGTAAAACTGACTGTACAAGTTCGCCCATTAGGGTATAATCGTTTCATCAATGTAGAATTGGGTTTTGTACCCGTAAATCAAAAGTAA